A single window of Melospiza georgiana isolate bMelGeo1 chromosome 6, bMelGeo1.pri, whole genome shotgun sequence DNA harbors:
- the HIF1A gene encoding hypoxia-inducible factor 1-alpha, producing the protein MDSPGGVTDKKRISSERRKEKSRDAARCRRSKESEVFYELAHQLPLPHTVSAHLDKASIMRLTISYLRMRKLLDAGELETEAKMEKELNCFYLKALDGFVMVLSEDGDMIYMSENVNKCMGLTQFELTGHSVFDFTHPCDHEELREMLTHRNGPVKKGKEQNTERSFFLRMKCTLTSRGRTVNIKSATWKVLHCTGHIRVYDTCGNQSHCGYKKPPMTCLVLICEPIPHPSNIEVPLDSKTFLSRHSLDMKFSYCDERITELMGYEPEELLGRSIYEYYHALDSDHLTKTHHDMFTKGQVTTGQYRMLAKQGGYVWVETQATVIYNTKNSQPQCIVCVNYVLSGIVQKDLIFSLGQTECMLKPVESPDMKMTKIFSKDDLDDTNSLFEKLKQEPDALTVLAPAAGDTIISLDFSSNESDEQQCDEVPLYNDVMLPSSSEKLQNINMAMSPLPASETTKPLRSNADPALNREVVSKLEPNTETLELSFTMPQVQEQPTSPSDASTSQSSPEPSSPNDYCFDVDNDMASEFKLELVEKLFAIDTEAKNPFSTQETDLDLEMLAPYIPMDDDFQLRSFDQLSPLESSSSSSSQSAGSSIPLFQQQQQGQAGGASPEEVKLKPAEHGDEVKPIVVPSSPPRGGPEPGSAPASPYAGSRSRTASPIRAGKGTVEQGEKSSPGAPSLLTVTLNERSTALDEELNPKMLALHNAQRKRKMEHDGSLFQAVGIGSLFQQTGDRGGNASLAWKRVKGCKTNNHSGVEQKTIILLSTDIASKLLGQSMDESGLPQLTSYDCEVNAPIQGNRNLLQGEELLRALDQVN; encoded by the exons GATTAGCTCCGAACGCAGGAAAGAGAAGTCTCGGGACGCGGCGCGGTGCAGGAGGAGCAAGGAGTCGGAGGTGTTCTATGAGCTGGCCCaccagctgcccctgccccacactgtcagtgccCACCTGGACAAGGCCTCCATCATGAGGCTCACCATCAGCTACCTGCGCATGAGGAAGCTGCTGGATGCTG GTGAGCTGGAGACAGAAGCCAAAATGGAGAAGGAACTGAACTGTTTCTACTTGAAAGCTCTTGATGGCTTTGTCATGGTTCTGTCTGAAGATGGAGACATGATTTACATGTCTGAAAACGTGAACAAGTGTATGGGACTCACTCAG TTTGAGTTGACGGGGCACAGTGTATTTGATTTCACTCATCCATGTGACCACGAGGAGCTGAGAGAAATGCTTACACACAGAAATg GTCCTGTGAAAAAGGGCAAAGAGCAGAACACGGAGCGCAGCTTTTTTCTCAGAATGAAGTGTACACTCACTAGCAGGGGAAGAACAGTGAATATAAAGTCTGCTACATGGAAG gtgctgcactGCACTGGCCACATCCGTGTGTACGACACGTGTGGGAACCAGAGCCACTGTGGCTACAAAAAGCCTCCCATGACCTGCCTGGTGTTGATCTGTGAACCTATTCCTCACCCATCAAACATTGAGGTCCCCCTGGACAGTAAAACGTTCCTCAGTCGTCACAGTCTGGATATGAAATTTTCCTATTGTGATGAAAG AATTACAGAGTTGATGGGGTATGAGCCAGAGGAGCTCCTGGGTCGCTCAATCTATGAGTACTATCACGCACTGGATTCTGATCATCTGACCAAAACACACCATGACA TGTTCACAAAAGGGCAGGTGACAACAGGACAGTACAGAATGCTGGCCAAACAAGGTGGCTATGTCTGGGTTGAAACTCAAGCAACTGTTATATACAACACTAAGAATTCTCAGCCACAGTGCATAGTGTGTGTGAACTATGTGTTGAG TGGAATTGTTCAGAAGGacttaattttttcccttggaCAAACTGAGTGTATGCTGAAACCAGTGGAGTCTCCTGACATGAAAATGACCAAAATATTCAGTAAAGATGACCTGGATGATACCAACAGCCTATTTGAAAAACTTAAACAGGAACCAGATGCTTTAACTGTGCTagccccagctgctggagaCACAATTATCTCTCTAGATTTCAGCAGTAATG aGTCTGATGAACAACAATGTGATGAAGTTCCTTTGTATAACGATGTAATGCTCCCCTCATCCAGTGAGAAATTGCAGAATATAAATATGGCAATGTCCCCACTACCTGCCTCTGAAACTACAAAGCCACTTCGTAGCAATGCTGATCCTGCACTCAATAGAGAAGTTGTATCAAAGCTGGAGCCAAACACAGAGACACTCGAACTTTCTTTTACCATGCCTCAGGTGCAAGAACAACCAACCAGCCCTTCTGATGCAAGTACCAGCCAAAGTTCACCTGAG CCCAGTAGTCCCAACGACTACTGCTTTGATGTGGATAATGATATGGCCAGTGAATTCAAACTGGAATTAGTGGAGAAACTCTTTGCCATAGATACAGAAGCAAAAAATCCATTCTCTACTCAG GAAACGGATTTAGATTTAGAGATGTTGGCTCCGTACATCCCGATGGATGACGACTTCCAGCTGCGCTCCTTCGATCAGCTGTCCCcgctggagagcagcagctcgtCCAGCTCGCAgagtgcaggcagcagcatccccctgttccagcagcagcagcagggccaggcaggcGGGGCCAGCCCCGAGGAGGTGAAGCTGAAGCCAGCAGAGCACGGGGATGAGGTGAAGCCCATCGTGGTCCCCTCCTCGCCCCCGCGCGGGGGCCCCGAGCCCGGCAGCGCCCCCGCCTCGCCCTACGCGGGCAGCAGGAGTCGAACTGCCTCGCCcatcagggcagggaagggaacggtggagcagggggaaaagtcttCTCCAGGAGCACCCAGCTTGCTAACAGTCACTCTCAATGAAAG ATCTACTGCACTGGATGAAGAACTAAATCCAAAGATGCTAGCTTTGCATAATGCTCAGAGAAAACGAAAAATGGAACATGATGGTTCACTTTTTCAGGCAGTTGGAATt gGGTCTTTATTCCAGCAGACAGGTGACCGTGGAGGAAATGCATCACTTGCTTGGAAACGTGTAAAGGGatgcaaaacaaataatcacAGTGGAGTGGAGCAAAAGACAATCATTCTACTATCAACTG ACATAGCAAGTAAACTTCTAGGGCAGTCGATGGATGAGAGTGGACTCCCCCAACTCACGAGTTACGACTGCGAAGTAAACGCTCCCATACAGGGCAACAGAAACCTGCTACAGGGGGAAGAACTGCTCAGAGCTCTGGATCAAGTTAACTGA